One region of Vigna radiata var. radiata cultivar VC1973A unplaced genomic scaffold, Vradiata_ver6 scaffold_275, whole genome shotgun sequence genomic DNA includes:
- the LOC106754884 gene encoding putative disease resistance RPP13-like protein 1 has protein sequence MALAVVGGALLSAFLDVLFDRLASPELVSLIRGKKPEKLLRKVENQLIVLRVVLADAENRQITDFNVKKWLDVLRDIVYEVDDLLDEVSTKAATRKEVSNSFSHIFNMKRIVSINKLEDIAERLDDLLKQKESLNLKEIPVESNQPWKNQPTSLEDRYGMYGRDKDKEAIMKLVLEDNTDGEEVSVIPIIGMGGVGKTTLARSVYNDGKLKQIFDLMTWVCVSDIFDNVKVTKAMIEEITKMPCNLNDLNLLQLELMDKLKGKRFLIVLDDVWIEDCDSWNSLTKPFLSGIRGSKXLVTTRNESVAAVVPFHVVKLYHLNQLSNEDCWLVFANHAFPLSEDSENRGTLEKIGKEIVXKCNGLPLAAQSLGGMLRRKHAIRDWNNVLQSDIWELPESQCKIIPALRISYSHLPPHLKRCFVYCSLYPKDYEFQKNELILLWMAEDLLKAPRKEKSLEEVGEEYFDDLVSRSFFQCSSRTRGLYFVMHDLMHDLATFLGGEFYFRANELGKETKIDRKTRHLSFARFSDPVSDIDVFETVKFPRTFLQIKNEDSPFNNEKAPRIIVSMLKYLRVLKFSDYQSECVLPDSIGELIHLRYLNLSHSSIAMLPESLCNLSNLQTLKLISCFNLTKLPRDMQNLVNLRHLQIFWTPIKEMPKRMGKLNQLRYLDRYVVGKHKENNIKELGGLPNLHGWFCIEKLENVTKVEEALEARIMDKKHITSLWLEWSERNNDIIDFQIKLDALGKLQPHQDLKSLKISCYRGTRFPEWVGHFYYQNITNIRLHHCNNCCMLPSLGQLPSLRNLYISNMNSLKTIDAGFYKKDDCSSVTPFPSLESLDISNMPCWEVWNTFDSEAFPVLKNLFIQDCPKLKGDLPNHLPALQKLWIRNCELLVSSIHGPPTLLELNIQNINKIAFHEFPLFVEKIIVEGGPMVESMMEVISNIQPTCLQYLMLENCSSAISFRGGRLPPSLKTLVIRDINKLKFPLKHKHELLESLSINNSCDSLTSLPLSIFPNLTRLYITNCENVESVSVSGSEMSKGLNSFEIGHCPNFVSVPGEGLCMPNLTSFIIYNCDKLKWLPDQMGTLVPKMEYLEISNCQQIESFPGGGMPPNLRTVEIRNCEKLLRGLGWKSMDMVTSLSVWGPCDGIKSFPKESLLPPSLVSLKLGDFSSLETLDCKGLLHLTSLQQLYIERCQKRENIAGEKPPLSLIKLMISECPLLKQRCHKKDRQIWPKICHVRGIKIDGRWI, from the coding sequence ATGGCATTAGCCGTGGTAGGTGGTGCTCTTCTCTCTGCTTTCCTTGACGTTCTTTTTGACAGGCTAGCTTCCCCTGAGCTTGTTAGCCTGATCCGTGGAAAGAAGCCTGAAAAGTTGCTTCGAAAGGTGGAGAACCAGCTGATAGTCCTTAGAGTTGTGCTTGCCGATGCTGAGAATCGACAAATCACAGACTTCAATGTCAAGAAGTGGCTCGATGTTCTCAGAGATATTGTCTATGAGGTTGATGACTTGCTTGATGAAGTTTCTACTAAAGCTGCTACTCGAAAGGAGGTAAGCAATTCCTTTTCTCACATTTTCAATATGAAAAGGATTGTGAGTATTAATAAGTTGGAAGACATAGCTGAAAGATTAGATGaccttttaaaacaaaaggaGAGTCTTAATTTGAAGGAGATTCCAGTGGAAAGCAACCAGCCATGGAAAAATCAGCCAACATCTTTGGAAGACAGATATGGTATGTACGGTAGGGATAAAGACAAGGAGGCCATAATGAAGTTGGTATTGGAGGATAACACTGATGGTGAAGAAGTTTCTGTGATCCCTATTATAGGCATGGGTGGGGTTGGAAAAACCACTTTGGCCCGATCTGTCTACAACGATGGAAAATTGAAGCAGATATTTGATCTAATGACATGGGTTTGTGTTTCTGATATATTTGATAATGTGAAGGTCACAAAAGCTATGATAGAGGAAATTACCAAGATGCCTTGTAATTTGAATGATCTAAATTTACTTCAACTTGAATTGATGGACAAGCTGAAAGGTAAGAGATTCTTGATTGTTTTGGATGATGTTTGGATTGAAGACTGTGATAGTTGGAATAGTCTTACAAAACCATTCCTAAGTGGGATTAGGGGAAGTAAANTTCTCGTGACAACCCGCAACGAAAGTGTAGCGGCTGTAGTCCCTTTTCATGTTGTTAAACTATATCATCTAAACCAATTGTCAAATGAAGATTGTTGGTTGGTGTTTGCAAATCATGCATTTCCTCTTTCAGAAGATAGTGAAAATAGAGGAACTCTAGAAAAGATTGGAAAGGAGATTGTTANAAAGTGTAATGGGTTGCCTTTAGCTGCACAGTCACTTGGAGGAATGTTAAGAAGAAAACACGCTATTAGGGATTGGAATAATGTACTTCAAAGTGACATTTGGGAACTTCCGGAAAGTCAGTGTAAAATTATTCCAGCACTCAGAATCAGTTATAGTCATCTCCCTCCACATTTAAAACGATGTTTTGTATATTGCTCACTGTACCCCAAGGATTACGAATTTCAAAAGAATGAACTGATCCTGCTGTGGATGGCCGAAGATCTTTTAAAAGcaccaagaaaagaaaagagtttaGAAGAAGTTGGTGAGGAgtattttgatgatttggtttCAAGATCGTTTTTTCAATGTTCAAGTAGAACTAGGGGCCTTTATTTTGTGATGCATGACCTCATGCATGATCTAGCAACATTCCTTGGTGGGGAATTCTATTTTAGAGCAAATGAACTTGgaaaagaaaccaaaattgATAGAAAGACTCGTCATTTGTCTTTTGCAAGATTCAGTGATCCTGTCTCCGATATTGATGTTTTTGAGACAGTCAAGTTTCCGAGAACTTTCTTGCAGATCAAAAATGAAGATTCTCCATTCAACAACGAAAAGGCACCACGTATTATAGTGTCGATGCTTAAGTACTTGagagttttaaaatttagtgaCTACCAAAGTGAGTGTGTTCTGCCTGATTCAATCGGTGAATTGATTCATTTGCGTTACTTAAATCTCAGTCATTCATCTATAGCAATGCTGCCAGAGTCATTGTGTAATCTGTCCAATTTACAAACTTTGAAgttgatttcttgctttaattTGACTAAGTTACCTAGAGATATGCAAAATCTTGTAAATTTGCGTCATCTACAAATTTTTTGGACTCCCATAAAAGAAATGCCTAAAAGAATGGGGAAACTAAATCAGTTACGCTACTTGGATCGCTATGTTGTGGGAAAGCATAAAGAGAATAACATCAAAGAACTGGGAGGACTTCCAAATCTCCATGGTTGGTTTTGTATTGAGAAATTAGAGAATGTTACCAAAGTTGAAGAAGCACTGGAGGCCAGGATAATGGATAAGAAACACATTACCAGTTTATGGTTGGAATGGTCTGAACGTAACAATGATATCATCgactttcaaattaaattagatgCACTCGGCAAGTTACAACCTCATCAAGACCTGAAATCGCTAAAAATAAGCTGTTATAGAGGAACAAGATTTCCAGAATGGGTGGgacatttttattatcaaaatataactaatatacGTTTACATCATTGTAACAACTGTTGCATGCTTCCTTCACTTGGACAGCTACCGTCTCTCCGTAACCTTTATATTTCAAACATGAATTCGTTGAAAACTATTGATGCAGGCTTTTATAAGAAGGATGATTGTTCATCAGTGACGCCCTTTCCATCCCTTGAATCTCTAGACATTTCTAATATGCCTTGCTGGGAGGTGTGGAATACTTTTGATTCAGAAGCTTTTCCTGTGCTTAAGAATCTTTTTATACAAGATTGTCCCAAACTAAAGGGAGATCTGCCAAATCACCTTCCTGCTCTGCAAAAACTTTGGATTAGAAATTGCGAGCTTCTTGTTTCATCTATCCATGGGCCTCCCACCCTCCTAGAATTAAACATACAGAACATCAACAAAATAGCATTTCATGAGTTTCCTCTTTTTGTGGAAAAAATAATAGTAGAAGGAGGCCCAATGGTGGAGTCCATGATGGAGGTCATCTCTAACATCCAACCTACTTGCCTGCAATATTTGATGTTAGAAAATTGTTCGTCAGCCATATCTTTTAGAGGTGGTCGTCTTCCTCCGTCTTTGAAAACTCTTGTTATCAGAGATATAAACAAACTGAAATTCCCATTGAAACACAAACACGAATTACTGGAATcactttcaataaataatagttGTGATTCGCTCACGTCTCTTCCATTGTCTATCTTCCCAAATCTCACTCGTCTCTATATTACAAACTGTGAAAATGTGGAATCAGTTTCGGTCTCAGGGTCAGAGATGTCGAAGGGACTGAACTCTTTCGAAATTGGCCACTGTCCCAACTTTGTATCAGTCCCGGGAGAAGGATTGTGTATGCCCAATTTGACTAGcttcattatttataattgtgaCAAGTTGAAGTGGTTGCCCGATCAGATGGGAACTCTTGTCCCAAAGATGGAATATCTTGAAATATCAAACTGTCAACAAATTGAGTCATTCCCTGGGGGAGGTATGCCACCTAACTTGAGAACAGTTGAGATCAGAAATTGTGAGAAACTATTAAGGGGCCTAGGATGGAAATCGATGGACATGGTTACCTCTCTCAGTGTGTGGGGTCCATGTGATGGCATCAAATCCTTCCCAAAAGAGAGTTTGCTGCCTCCCTCCCTTGTGTCTCTGAAACTAGGTGATTTTTCTAGTCTGGAAACGTTGGATTGCAAGGGCCTTCTTCATCTCACATCACTCCAACAATTATACATTGAAAGGTGTCAAAAACGGGAGAATATTGCGGGAGAAAAGCCGCCTCTCTctctaataaaattaatgatatcTGAATGTCCCTTGCTGAAACAACGATGCCACAAAAAGGACCGTCAAATTTGGCCTAAAATCTGCCATGTCCGTGGGATAAAGATTGACGGTAGATGGATTTAA
- the LOC106754875 gene encoding macrophage migration inhibitory factor homolog yields the protein MPCLYISTNINLDGINIDPIFSQASTAVSKIIGKPEKFVMVILKGSVPISFEGNKEAAAYAEIVSMGGINSEVKKKLIYDIGTILQSNLSIPRTRFFLKVFDTTLFRPKSNL from the exons ATGCCTTGTCTTTACATCTCCACCAACATTAACTTAGATGGAATCAACATCGATCCAATCTTTTCCCAAGCCAGCACTGCAGTTTCCAAAATCATCGGCAAACCAGAGAAG TTTGTGATGGTGATATTGAAGGGGTCAGTGCCAATATCTTTTGAAGGAAACAAAGAAGCAGCTGCATATGCTGAGATAGTTTCAATGGGAGGCATAAATTCAGAAGTGAAGAAGAAACTGATTTACGACATTGGAACCATATTGCAGTCCAACCTATCTATACCAAGAACACGGTTTTTTCTGAAGGTGTTTGACACAACACTATTTCGACCTAAATCCAACTTGTAA